A stretch of DNA from Vitis riparia cultivar Riparia Gloire de Montpellier isolate 1030 unplaced genomic scaffold, EGFV_Vit.rip_1.0 scaffold774_pilon_pilon, whole genome shotgun sequence:
ccaaaaattaatttttcaccaaataaaagcgagtctcgctgATTGAGTGAGAGCGCACATGAAAAATACGGGCCCACAGATATAAGaagcaaatttttatttaattaaaaattttaaatatttatttttaataaaaaaaattctaaattatagttctcaaacataaaattcaaataacaagaaaatttaTTCTGCTAGCTTCTATACTTTCCACTCTTACATTCAAAAGTCAAATGCTATCACATAATATGTACGATAAGCCCATCAGCCATTTTTCATAATAGCATCACAAATCCATTGTTTCCAGCAATCTTTTGAGAAATTAAGCAATGACCACCAACACCATTTGATCCCATATTTAGCTCTCATagattattttcacttgtttgtttcttcctcttcttccaagTACATGCGATGGTCATCCGCTTAAGACAAAAGCTTTGACTAGGATTTTTATACTTGCAGCCTCCCTTATATGAGCAATCAGCTCAAATGTTTATTTATGGTTTTTGATAGtgaatttatttatgtattatgaGAGAAAGGGATTGTCAcaccccaagacccactccaagggcatgacgatcatttcacacttcaaacccgaagTCTTACAGTgcaacctgacccaaacaattatcttgtaatcagaaattaccaattaccaaatacctgttcagagtagcgaaacaaaatctaaaatcctcaaaattcaatttcaaaactaaaacatccactatccaaaatccattgtccaaatatttgcaaacttaaacaattcaagtactaaaacaaatttcaaaatctccaaaactcaactttgaactaacataaaatttaaaggatcaatatccaaatagcttccaaataccaaaagatccaaatgaacataactaatagttaaacaaaatccaacataaaatcctaagtcaaatcctaatgatgaccattcctcagcctagccatcactcctcacccgaactaagggtacctaaaaagtagtcaacaaataggaatgagctcacagcccaataagaacattaatgcagtccatggattaaatatttcaaattcacttgcaaaataggagatattgtaatcaatcattttcataaacctttgagttaatttttttttttttttgccaatacattcaaattttctaactgtatgcatttatttctgattcaaacattttcatatcaaattcagtcaaaacattctcataatttatttactctggtcatcacACATCAAAAGGTGCCTAGTTAGgtgagacttttcaaatgggtggctagcctcaaattgttcctttaaggtggacgaaaccaaatactactagtactagtaacctttaaccgaaacccctagaggctagggttcaaatcaattacattccccaccaagaaatgtaaaggtcaactattatatcccattgacaagggccaaaagtcaaaagtcaactattatatcccgttgacaagggccaaacaaaccagagtcaaatatttatttcatttattcaaatttacaacatataatatctccacatttatttgtcaaaaacaaatataaaattctaacatacttttcatgcaaaacaagtTTGATTTATGCATAAAATGGAATATAACTCAagcattttcaaataatgtatatatatatatatatatatatatatatatatatataaattgtttaaaaaaataaattaataactgcattaatttcccttacctcaaataagcactccaaatcttgaaaagttTGACCCCAAAATTTACttctcacctaacataacaaaAAGGTACTATCAACACTATTgactattcatttaaaataggtttgggaatcttagaatttatttatttatttatttatttttaagtcaatattattattacaaaaattattttccaactttttaaccaataacaatttatcctcaataatttatttctctttcctaaactaaattgaatttcctaaaaatatttatttacaataatctctttcatcactttacataagaatttatttctttaattatttattccaACTTTTCCTAGGACCTACctcatattttaataagattGTCCTACAATCCtcaatatatcatttttcttttccacccTCAATATCACAAGTCATTGACTTTTCAACCACATAACCAAACCCACACATAATACGTCTCCATGATctccacattttctttttaatcactATTCTgccacatgtttttttttttttaaatttatttatttcaaaacctcaTTTTCCACACCTATCCTATCATCTCCAGAACACACCACccattaaacattaaataagaaaacatatacTCCACACCCAACGGATCCACACATTCCCATtgctgtttatttatttaatccttaattCTACGGGGCTTTACGTTGACACAACTATCACACGTCATCCACCacgaaattaattaattttttttttaagaaacataaaccctaatctagattgggGTTTCCTACCTAAGGTTAAAAATATAacgaataattaaaataagatctaagaattataaaacaaaaatcttaccTAGAGAAATCTGTTCTTCAAACCCTAGATCTGAAAGTCTTATGTCCTCTGGTATTCTGtcaataggaatgaaaattcaGAGAAGAATAGAAAGgatttttcccttcttttttttcaatttatacgTAGGGTATTTATTAGGAAAAATTACCTTTTTCcctctctttcattttattaaaataattaattcactaattattattattattataaatttcctCTTATCCCTATATAAAATGTCTGGGCATTACAGGGATGCTTAACAAACACATTTAAACTAAGCTGTTAGGTTGTCTCCAACAGTCCAATCCGTGTCTCCTGGTGAGAAATGAAAAACCTCGGATAccaaaaatgtcaaatttattacatACTAGTCCTTAGATTAGTCTATGTTTTATGTATAATGAGTAAGCAAATAGGCCTGCAAGTGTTCATATATTGACTTTCTAAGTCTTCATTAATGGATtgaatttttccaattttatgtATACATGAGTAAGCTGTTAggttcatctattttttttccacgACTCATACATGCTCTAGAGACTTTAGAGCACTGGGTTTTAAGAATTATTCCAGGGAAATCTATCAAGCAACTGGGACTTATTTTCCAGTTGTTTTTAACAAGTAAAATATCAAAGATTTGGATAAGATTTTTTTAGACAAACACAGGCTAATCCTGGGTATAGTATTGAGAGATAGAAGTACAGAAAAAGATGCGTAGCAGACAAACTGCTTTATTTTAGTAGTATGGCCAAAGTCCACaccaaaattacaaaataaaccCTCTAAATCATTATACTTGAAAACAAGCAGACCAATGTATATAGTTTCTTAGTTGTTGTCCCATCAGAACCGTGACTGAAGGTACTTAACCACGCTCTTGTCCAACTGGAAGGCCCTTGTGAGAACATCAGGATTGATGGGTGGATCTGATCCAAATACtgcattggctatggtgataaCACCTGGATTTTGGCTGCTCAGAGCAGCAATGGCTACTGCATTAGTCTTCCCAATATTGAATTGGAAGTGAATGAGACCAATAGGAAACACAAAAACATCCCCCTTGTTGAGGACTTTGCTAATGAGGCGGTTTTCGGTGTTGGATGTGACAAAGCCAACGTAGAGGGTTCCCTCCAAGACAGTTAGAATCTCGGTGGCACGAGGGTGAGTGTGAGGAGGGTTTTGGCCATATGGTTCATAGTCAATACGAACCATGGATATGCCAAGAGTGTTGAGTCCCTTTATTTTGTCAACATTTACGGTAGTGACATTTGACCGTACTTGATTTGATGTGTTTCCTGGCTTATCCAGGCCTGAAGAGAAGAAATCCTCGGCCATGGTCAGCTTTGGGTCCTTGCAGAACTTTCCATTCACAAATACTGcataaaaaggggaaaaagaagaCAGGTCGTTAGTATCAAACCATATTCATCATATCAATAAAAAGAGTAGTCTGAAAATAGCTGTAAGATCAATGAGTTACTAAAGAAATACCAGCATCCTTGGGCTCATCAATGGCAACACAGGTGTCCTGCAGTGGGCTTGGATCAGAGGCAGAGGCAAGAGAGGAAGCCAATGCCATGAGGGCAACAGTTACCAGGAAACTAACACCTTTCTTCATTGCTAGAGTAGTATCTCCAACAATCACAAATCTTTGTGTTGAGGTGAGGGGTGTGAAATTTTGCATGGGAAACATGTCAATTTATAGACGAGAGTCCTTGAATTAGTCTTTTGTTTTACTAGTATATCACATGCATAAACTAACCAAGTCTTCAATGAATAgttcttttttaaaaagaactttCAATGATGAATGGTTCTTCAACAACTACTCCCAAGTGTTTTTCTTTCTCGGTTACTTATGTAGAAGATTGTGTGCAAAAACTAAACTCCAGTTGTGTTAGACATCTTCAACTTAGTAGAGGAAGTGTTTTACAAAATGAAGTGAAAGTAGTCAGGTTGCATTAACACAGCAGAGCTTTCTGTTTTCCCAGTACGCAAACATTGAAAACCCTTAAAAGTGGTTTATGGACGAGCAAATAGAAGATTGTAGAGTAGGTGCAGGCTTAGACCAGGCAATAACTCCGGttcttctttatctttcttttcgAAATCTTATTGTTAAAGTGAAGATCCTTGAATTCATCTGCAACTGCCAAATGAATTCAGTAAACCAACCATGGAGTCCCTTGCACTTCGAGAGAATGTTATTAATAAAACCATCCACCTGAGACT
This window harbors:
- the LOC117910533 gene encoding germin-like protein subfamily 1 member 17; this translates as MKKGVSFLVTVALMALASSLASASDPSPLQDTCVAIDEPKDAVFVNGKFCKDPKLTMAEDFFSSGLDKPGNTSNQVRSNVTTVNVDKIKGLNTLGISMVRIDYEPYGQNPPHTHPRATEILTVLEGTLYVGFVTSNTENRLISKVLNKGDVFVFPIGLIHFQFNIGKTNAVAIAALSSQNPGVITIANAVFGSDPPINPDVLTRAFQLDKSVVKYLQSRF